The Mycolicibacterium doricum genome includes a region encoding these proteins:
- a CDS encoding THUMP-like domain-containing protein: protein MVLQRDGHRGQAVLAFDLESVAYLRGDEGRAALADVAALSLTPASLVADITWVRKRFGKRAGILVETVRLRRKAEDKLPGAADWLFTDEALQQATAGAVAAHRARRLAGARVHDVTCSIGTELAALADRAAYVVGSDLDPVRLAMARHNLDVSCTGVPLLRADALRPATRDTVVLLDPARRRGGRRTFDPRQYTPPLDEALDTYTGRDVVVKCAPGIDFGALHHLGFTGEIEITSHGGSVREACLWSAGLTTAGVTRRASILDRGEDLTDAEPDDCPVSSAGRWIVDPDGAIVRAGLVRHYAARHGLWQLDPEIAYLSGDRLPEGVRGFEVLEQIAYQEKRLRQALVSHDAGSVEILVRGVDVDPDSLRRRLKPRGSAAVSVVVTRLGSGTASRPTAFICRS from the coding sequence CTGGTTCTACAACGTGATGGTCACAGGGGTCAAGCCGTCCTAGCGTTCGACCTGGAGTCGGTTGCCTATCTGCGCGGCGACGAGGGTCGCGCCGCATTGGCCGACGTCGCCGCACTGTCGCTGACCCCCGCCAGTCTGGTGGCCGACATCACCTGGGTGCGAAAACGATTCGGAAAACGCGCCGGCATACTCGTCGAAACGGTGCGATTGCGCCGCAAGGCGGAGGACAAGCTGCCCGGCGCGGCCGACTGGTTGTTCACCGACGAGGCACTGCAGCAGGCCACCGCCGGTGCCGTCGCGGCGCACCGGGCACGCCGGTTGGCCGGCGCGCGGGTGCACGACGTCACCTGCTCGATCGGCACCGAGCTTGCCGCACTTGCTGATCGAGCCGCATACGTCGTCGGCAGCGATCTCGATCCGGTGCGCCTGGCGATGGCCCGCCACAACCTCGATGTCAGTTGTACCGGTGTTCCCCTCCTACGTGCCGACGCGTTGCGGCCGGCGACCCGCGACACCGTCGTCCTGCTCGATCCCGCCCGAAGGCGCGGCGGGCGGCGGACTTTCGATCCGCGCCAGTACACACCGCCACTCGACGAGGCGCTCGACACCTATACCGGTCGGGACGTCGTCGTCAAGTGTGCTCCGGGAATAGACTTCGGTGCGCTGCATCACCTTGGCTTCACCGGTGAGATCGAAATCACCTCACATGGCGGCAGCGTTCGGGAGGCCTGTCTGTGGTCGGCGGGGCTGACAACGGCCGGCGTGACACGCCGGGCGAGCATCCTCGACCGGGGCGAAGACCTCACCGACGCCGAACCCGACGATTGCCCGGTTTCTTCCGCGGGACGCTGGATCGTCGATCCAGACGGTGCGATCGTGCGCGCCGGACTTGTCCGCCACTACGCGGCGCGGCACGGTCTGTGGCAGCTCGACCCCGAGATCGCCTATCTCTCGGGGGATCGGCTGCCTGAGGGTGTGCGCGGTTTCGAGGTGCTAGAACAGATCGCCTACCAGGAGAAGCGGCTCAGGCAGGCGCTCGTGAGCCACGACGCCGGCTCCGTCGAGATTCTGGTCCGCGGTGTCGACGTCGACCCGGACTCACTGCGCCGCCGGCTCAAACCCCGCGGTAGCGCCGCCGTGTCTGTCGTCGTCACCCGGCTGGGCAGCGGGACCGCAAGCCGGCCAACAGCCTTCATATGTCGGTCGTGA
- a CDS encoding esterase translates to MTRATPIAALLTAIVLAGLTGTSVASAQTACADLGGALNAEQSCQVHDATAAYTVDFSFPAGYPDERAVSAYLRQTRDGFVNVSEMPGARGLPYVLDAKGTAYHSGLAPRGTQSLVLEVYQNVGGAHPQTWFKAFNYDLGARAPITFDTLFRPGTRPLDVVYPAVQADLQARTGIDQPVLPADGLDPQNYQNFAVTDDAVIFFFGQGELLPEAAGAIQASVPRAALAPILAI, encoded by the coding sequence ATGACACGAGCAACTCCGATCGCGGCGCTGCTGACCGCCATTGTCCTGGCCGGCTTGACCGGTACGTCGGTGGCGTCGGCGCAGACCGCCTGCGCCGACCTTGGCGGCGCTCTCAACGCCGAGCAGTCCTGCCAGGTGCACGACGCCACCGCGGCGTACACCGTCGATTTCAGCTTCCCCGCCGGCTACCCCGACGAGCGGGCGGTCTCGGCGTACCTCCGCCAGACCCGCGACGGATTCGTCAACGTCTCCGAGATGCCCGGCGCGCGCGGTCTCCCGTACGTGCTCGACGCCAAGGGCACTGCGTACCACTCGGGGTTGGCCCCGCGCGGTACGCAGAGCCTCGTGCTGGAGGTGTACCAGAACGTCGGTGGCGCGCATCCGCAGACGTGGTTCAAGGCGTTCAACTACGACCTCGGCGCGCGTGCGCCGATCACGTTCGACACGCTGTTCCGGCCGGGCACCCGTCCGCTGGACGTCGTGTACCCCGCCGTGCAGGCTGATCTTCAGGCCAGGACCGGAATCGATCAACCTGTGCTGCCCGCCGACGGGCTCGACCCGCAGAACTACCAGAACTTCGCCGTCACCGACGACGCGGTGATCTTCTTCTTCGGACAGGGCGAGTTGCTGCCCGAGGCCGCCGGCGCGATTCAGGCGTCGGTGCCGCGGGCAGCGCTCGCGCCCATCCTGGCGATCTGA
- a CDS encoding outer membrane protein assembly factor BamB family protein, with the protein MFRRFLVLAVSALLVAVSAGCGDTSSWVEAKAAPGWPAQYGDAANSSFVAADGADTLTLEWSRSVKGSLGAAVALGAGGYLAANAQSRAGCSLMVWEADNNARQRWCSRLVQGAGGASPLIDGFDNVYVGQPGSIVSFPRTQWIRWRKPVIGAPTTPRIMAPGELLVITHLGQVLVFDAHRGTVEDTPLDLVIGVDPRNSERGLADCRLSRPQCPVAAAPAFSAAGNIVVLSLWEPGADKPVLVGLRYRPGQTPLLAREWTSDTVEKGPLASPVISADGSTVYVNGRDERLWALDTADGAAKWSVPLNYLPQTPPSVSPDGSIIAGGGPGATLTAIRDDGDRGDVVWTREDVAPLTTSSRAGALGYAVVEAPDGGQDLLVFDTGDGRTVNSYPLPEATGWPVGVSLGHGGRVVTATSDGQVYGFKPQ; encoded by the coding sequence GTGTTCCGGCGATTCCTCGTGCTGGCGGTTTCAGCGTTGCTGGTGGCTGTGTCGGCCGGGTGCGGTGACACGTCGTCATGGGTGGAAGCCAAGGCCGCCCCGGGGTGGCCGGCTCAGTACGGTGACGCCGCCAACAGCAGCTTCGTGGCCGCTGACGGCGCCGACACCTTGACCCTCGAGTGGAGCCGGTCGGTGAAGGGTAGCCTCGGCGCCGCGGTGGCACTGGGCGCCGGCGGCTACCTGGCGGCCAACGCCCAGAGCCGCGCCGGGTGCTCGCTGATGGTCTGGGAGGCCGACAACAACGCGCGCCAGCGGTGGTGTTCGCGCCTCGTGCAGGGTGCTGGCGGGGCCAGCCCGTTGATCGACGGGTTCGACAACGTCTACGTGGGCCAGCCCGGCTCGATCGTGTCGTTTCCGCGGACACAGTGGATCCGGTGGCGCAAACCCGTGATCGGCGCGCCGACCACACCCCGGATCATGGCGCCCGGCGAATTGCTCGTGATCACCCATCTGGGTCAGGTCCTGGTCTTCGACGCTCACCGCGGCACCGTCGAGGACACACCGCTCGACCTGGTCATCGGGGTGGACCCCAGGAACTCAGAGCGCGGCCTCGCGGACTGCAGGCTGTCGCGGCCGCAGTGTCCGGTGGCCGCCGCCCCGGCCTTCTCGGCCGCGGGCAACATCGTGGTGCTGAGCCTGTGGGAGCCCGGCGCCGACAAGCCGGTCCTGGTGGGCCTGCGATACCGACCGGGCCAGACGCCGCTGCTTGCGCGTGAATGGACCAGTGACACGGTGGAGAAGGGGCCGCTGGCCAGTCCGGTCATCTCGGCCGACGGCTCGACGGTGTACGTCAACGGCCGCGACGAACGGCTGTGGGCGCTCGACACCGCCGACGGCGCGGCGAAGTGGTCGGTTCCGTTGAACTACCTTCCGCAGACACCGCCGTCCGTGTCCCCGGACGGCTCGATCATCGCGGGCGGCGGGCCAGGGGCCACGCTGACGGCGATCCGCGACGACGGCGACCGCGGCGACGTGGTGTGGACGCGTGAAGACGTCGCCCCGCTGACCACATCGAGCCGCGCCGGCGCCCTCGGCTATGCCGTCGTCGAGGCACCCGACGGCGGCCAGGATCTGTTGGTGTTCGACACCGGCGACGGGCGCACCGTCAACAGCTATCCCCTCCCCGAGGCGACGGGGTGGCCGGTCGGGGTCTCACTCGGGCACGGCGGCCGCGTCGTCACCGCCACCAGCGACGGCCAGGTGTACGGCTTCAAGCCGCAGTGA
- a CDS encoding acyltransferase — translation MTTMWGAPLHKRWRGSRLRDPRQARFLTAASVRWVLVNRAYTPWYLVRYWRLLKFKLANPHVITRGMLFLGKDVEIQATPELAHLEIGRWVHIGDKNTIRAHEGSLRIGDKVVLGRDNVINTYLDIELGDSLLMADWCYICDFDHKMDNVEMPIKDQGIVKSPVRIGPDTWVATKVSVLRGTTVGRGCVLGAHSVVKGDIPDFSIAVGAPAKAVKNRKLAWETSAAQRAELAAALADIERKKAAR, via the coding sequence ATGACGACGATGTGGGGCGCTCCGCTGCACAAGCGTTGGCGGGGCTCGCGACTGCGTGACCCGCGCCAGGCCCGGTTCCTGACGGCCGCTTCGGTGCGGTGGGTGCTGGTCAACCGCGCCTACACCCCCTGGTACCTGGTCCGGTACTGGCGGCTGCTGAAGTTCAAGCTCGCCAATCCGCATGTGATCACCCGGGGCATGCTGTTCCTCGGCAAGGACGTGGAGATCCAGGCGACCCCTGAATTGGCGCACCTGGAGATCGGGCGCTGGGTGCACATCGGCGACAAGAACACGATCCGCGCTCACGAGGGGTCGCTACGCATCGGTGACAAGGTGGTGCTGGGCCGAGACAATGTGATCAACACCTACCTCGACATCGAGCTCGGTGACTCCCTCCTGATGGCCGACTGGTGCTACATCTGCGATTTCGACCACAAGATGGACAACGTCGAGATGCCGATCAAAGACCAGGGCATCGTCAAGAGCCCGGTGCGCATCGGTCCGGATACCTGGGTCGCGACGAAGGTCAGCGTGCTGCGCGGGACCACCGTCGGCCGCGGGTGCGTACTGGGGGCGCATTCGGTGGTCAAGGGGGACATTCCCGACTTCTCGATCGCGGTGGGTGCCCCGGCGAAGGCGGTCAAGAACCGCAAACTCGCGTGGGAGACCTCTGCGGCGCAGCGTGCGGAACTGGCTGCCGCGCTGGCCGACATCGAGCGCAAGAAGGCCGCCCGCTAG
- a CDS encoding glycosyltransferase family 4 protein: MRILLVSWEYPPVVIGGLGRHVYHLATALGAAGHDVVVLSRRPADTDPSTHPTTDQLREGVRVVAAAHDPHEFAFGPDMMAWTLAMGHAMIRVGLAIKDHGRPWRPDVVHAHDWLVAHPAIALAEFFDVPLVSTIHATEAGRHSGWVAGRISRQVHAVESWLVRESDSLITCSASMREEITELFGPGLPEMRVIRNGIEARRWPFARRRTRAGPAHLLYLGRLEYEKGVHDAIAALPRIRRAHPGTTLTIAGDGTQLDWLIDQTRKHKVRKAVSFVGRLDHDGLVDMLHTADAAVLPSHYEPFGIVALEAAATGTPLVTSTAGGLGEAVIDGVTGTSFRPRDVAALAAAVRAVLDDPAAAQQRAVAARDRLTADFDWNTVAAETCQVYIAAKRREREPHRRLPIVERALPDRS; this comes from the coding sequence ATGAGGATTCTTCTGGTGTCGTGGGAGTACCCCCCGGTGGTCATCGGTGGGCTCGGCCGGCACGTCTACCACCTCGCCACCGCGCTCGGCGCGGCCGGTCACGACGTCGTGGTGCTCAGCCGCCGACCGGCCGACACCGACCCCAGCACGCATCCCACCACCGACCAGCTCCGCGAGGGTGTGCGGGTGGTCGCCGCGGCCCACGATCCGCACGAGTTCGCGTTCGGCCCCGACATGATGGCCTGGACACTGGCGATGGGCCACGCCATGATCCGGGTCGGCCTGGCGATCAAGGACCACGGTCGACCCTGGCGGCCCGACGTGGTACATGCCCATGACTGGCTGGTCGCCCATCCGGCAATCGCTTTGGCTGAATTCTTCGACGTCCCATTGGTGTCGACGATCCACGCCACCGAGGCCGGCAGGCACTCCGGATGGGTCGCCGGCCGGATCAGCCGCCAGGTGCACGCCGTAGAGTCCTGGCTCGTGCGCGAATCCGACTCGCTCATCACATGTTCGGCGTCCATGCGCGAGGAGATCACCGAACTCTTCGGGCCGGGACTGCCCGAGATGCGGGTGATCCGCAACGGGATCGAGGCCCGGCGTTGGCCGTTCGCGCGGCGCCGCACCCGCGCCGGGCCGGCCCATCTGCTCTACCTCGGCCGGCTCGAGTACGAGAAGGGCGTACACGACGCCATCGCCGCACTCCCCCGCATCCGCCGCGCCCATCCCGGCACCACCCTGACGATCGCCGGCGACGGCACCCAGTTGGACTGGCTGATCGATCAGACGCGAAAGCACAAGGTGCGCAAAGCCGTGTCCTTCGTCGGGCGGCTGGACCACGACGGACTGGTCGACATGCTGCACACCGCTGATGCGGCGGTGCTGCCCAGCCACTACGAACCGTTCGGCATCGTTGCCCTGGAGGCGGCTGCCACAGGCACACCGTTGGTGACCTCCACTGCGGGTGGCCTCGGCGAAGCCGTGATCGACGGGGTGACCGGGACGTCCTTCCGACCGCGCGACGTCGCGGCGCTCGCCGCTGCCGTCCGAGCCGTGCTCGACGACCCGGCCGCGGCCCAGCAGCGCGCGGTCGCCGCGCGGGACCGGCTCACCGCGGACTTCGACTGGAACACCGTCGCCGCGGAGACCTGCCAGGTCTACATCGCCGCCAAACGCCGTGAGCGCGAGCCACATCGACGGTTGCCGATCGTCGAGCGGGCGCTTCCCGACCGATCCTGA
- a CDS encoding 1,4-alpha-glucan branching protein domain-containing protein, whose product MSDDAPAVPGLFTFVLHTHLPWLAHHGRWPVGEEWLYQSWSASYLPLMRVLRRLAAEDRSHLLALGMTPVVTAQLDDSYCLTGMHSWLANWRLRALEAATLRASSDTAPACTPEALRAFGARELAEADRALDEFATLWRHGGSPLLRELVDSDTVELLGGPLAHPFQPLLNPRLREFALHEGLADAAQRLAHTPRGIWAPECAYAPGMESDYAAAGVGHFMVDGPSLHGDTALGRPVGDSGVIAFGRDLKVSYRVWSPKSGYPGHAAYRDFHTYDHVTGLKPARVTGRNVTSSNKAPYDPGRADAAIDAHVADFVAVVRQQLIDESERIGRPAHVVAAFDTELFGHWWYEGPEWLARVLRALPEAGVRIGTLGDAVDSGFVGAPVDLPPSSWGSGKDWQVWAGDRVTDLVRLNAEVVDTALSTVDKALTQHASVGSPTPRDSVADQILRETLLTVSSDWPFMVSKDSAADYARYRAHLHAHATREIADALAAGRREQAQRLADGWNRADSLFGALDARRLPR is encoded by the coding sequence GTGAGTGACGACGCGCCCGCGGTACCGGGGCTGTTCACCTTCGTCTTGCACACGCACCTGCCGTGGCTGGCGCATCACGGGCGCTGGCCGGTCGGCGAAGAGTGGCTATACCAGTCCTGGTCGGCGTCGTATCTGCCGCTGATGCGGGTGCTGCGCCGGCTGGCCGCCGAAGACCGCAGCCACCTGCTGGCGCTCGGCATGACGCCGGTCGTGACCGCCCAGCTCGACGACTCCTACTGCCTGACTGGTATGCACAGCTGGCTGGCGAACTGGCGCCTGCGCGCACTGGAGGCGGCGACGCTGCGCGCATCGTCGGACACCGCGCCGGCGTGTACGCCTGAGGCGCTGCGGGCGTTCGGCGCCAGGGAGCTAGCCGAAGCCGACCGCGCGCTCGACGAATTCGCCACACTCTGGCGCCACGGCGGCAGCCCGCTGCTGCGCGAGCTCGTCGACTCCGACACGGTCGAGTTGCTGGGCGGGCCGCTGGCGCATCCGTTCCAGCCTTTGCTCAATCCGCGGCTGCGCGAGTTCGCGCTTCACGAAGGGCTCGCCGACGCCGCTCAGCGCCTCGCCCACACTCCGCGCGGAATCTGGGCTCCCGAGTGCGCGTACGCACCGGGCATGGAGTCGGACTACGCCGCGGCAGGCGTCGGCCATTTCATGGTCGACGGCCCCTCGCTGCACGGCGACACCGCGCTGGGCCGGCCCGTCGGCGACTCCGGCGTGATCGCGTTCGGCCGGGATCTCAAGGTCAGCTACCGCGTGTGGTCGCCGAAGTCCGGTTACCCGGGACACGCCGCCTACCGCGACTTCCACACCTATGACCACGTCACCGGGTTGAAGCCGGCGCGCGTCACCGGCCGCAACGTGACGTCGTCGAATAAAGCGCCCTACGACCCGGGCCGCGCCGACGCCGCCATCGACGCCCACGTCGCCGACTTCGTGGCGGTGGTCCGGCAGCAGCTAATCGACGAGAGCGAACGGATCGGTCGCCCGGCGCACGTGGTCGCCGCCTTCGACACCGAACTGTTCGGCCACTGGTGGTATGAGGGCCCGGAGTGGCTGGCACGCGTGTTACGGGCGCTGCCCGAGGCCGGCGTGCGAATCGGCACGCTCGGCGACGCCGTCGACAGCGGGTTCGTCGGTGCCCCGGTCGACCTGCCGCCCAGCTCCTGGGGTTCGGGCAAGGACTGGCAGGTCTGGGCCGGCGACCGGGTGACCGATCTGGTCCGACTCAACGCCGAGGTCGTCGACACCGCGCTGAGCACCGTGGACAAGGCGCTGACTCAGCACGCATCGGTGGGCAGCCCGACCCCGCGCGACAGCGTCGCCGACCAGATCCTGCGCGAGACCCTGCTGACGGTGTCCAGCGACTGGCCGTTCATGGTGAGCAAGGATTCCGCCGCCGATTACGCCCGTTACCGCGCACACCTGCACGCCCATGCCACCCGCGAGATCGCCGACGCCCTCGCCGCCGGCCGCCGTGAACAGGCGCAGCGCCTCGCCGACGGCTGGAACCGCGCCGACAGCCTGTTCGGTGCGCTCGACGCCCGGCGGTTGCCGCGATGA
- a CDS encoding class I SAM-dependent methyltransferase: MSAFVTGPRGGGDETLPLTGERTIPGLAQENYWFRRHEVVYAGLAHRCVDRDVLEAGCGEGYGADLIAGVARRVIGLDYDEATVAHVRARYPRVEVHHGNLAALPLADASVDVVVNFQVIEHLWDQPQFVGECLRVLRPGGVLLMSTPNRVTFSPGRDTPVNPFHTRELNAAEITELLTTAGFHIEGVYGVFHGERLRELDARHGGSIIDAQIARAVADAPWPQDLLDDVTAVRTEDFDLRDPMTCDIDDSLDLVAIAVRP; encoded by the coding sequence ATGAGCGCATTTGTTACCGGTCCGCGTGGCGGCGGCGACGAGACCCTCCCCCTCACGGGTGAGCGGACGATCCCCGGCCTGGCACAGGAGAACTACTGGTTCCGCCGCCACGAGGTCGTCTACGCCGGCCTAGCGCATCGGTGCGTCGACCGCGACGTGCTCGAGGCCGGATGCGGCGAGGGCTACGGGGCCGATCTCATCGCCGGGGTCGCGCGACGGGTGATCGGGCTGGACTACGACGAGGCCACTGTCGCGCACGTGCGGGCCCGTTATCCCCGTGTCGAAGTGCACCACGGCAATCTCGCTGCGCTGCCCCTGGCCGACGCATCGGTCGACGTGGTGGTGAACTTCCAGGTCATCGAACATCTGTGGGATCAGCCGCAATTCGTCGGCGAATGCCTGCGGGTGCTGCGGCCCGGCGGGGTGCTCCTGATGTCGACGCCGAACCGGGTCACCTTTTCCCCCGGCCGGGACACGCCCGTCAACCCGTTCCACACCCGCGAACTGAACGCGGCGGAGATCACCGAACTGCTCACCACGGCCGGGTTCCACATCGAAGGCGTCTACGGGGTCTTCCATGGCGAGCGCCTACGTGAACTGGACGCCCGCCACGGCGGCTCCATCATCGATGCCCAGATCGCCCGTGCGGTGGCCGATGCGCCATGGCCGCAGGACCTGCTCGACGACGTGACCGCAGTGCGCACCGAGGACTTCGACCTGCGCGACCCGATGACCTGCGATATCGACGACAGCCTCGACTTGGTCGCGATCGCGGTGCGGCCGTGA
- a CDS encoding electron transfer flavoprotein subunit beta/FixA family protein: MTNIVVLIKQVPDTWSERKLSESDWTLDREAADAVLDEINERAVEEALLIKEKEAANGVEGTVTVLTAGPERATEAIRKALSMGADKAVHLVDEGMHGSDMVQTGWALARALGAIEGTELVIAGNEATDGAGGAVPAIIAEYLGLPQLTHMRKVTVEDGKVTGERETDDGVFTLEAPLPAVVSVNEKINEPRFPSFKGIMAAKKKEVTTLTLADIGVEPDEVGVANAGSKVLSSTPKPPKTAGEKVIDEGEGGSKVAEYLVAQKII; the protein is encoded by the coding sequence ATGACGAACATCGTGGTCCTGATCAAACAGGTCCCTGACACCTGGTCCGAGCGCAAGCTCTCCGAGAGCGATTGGACGTTGGACCGGGAAGCCGCCGACGCTGTGCTCGACGAGATCAACGAGCGCGCTGTCGAAGAGGCGCTGCTCATCAAGGAGAAGGAAGCCGCCAACGGGGTTGAGGGCACCGTCACCGTGCTGACCGCCGGTCCGGAGCGGGCGACCGAGGCGATCCGTAAGGCGCTGTCCATGGGCGCCGACAAGGCCGTGCACCTGGTCGACGAAGGCATGCACGGTTCTGACATGGTGCAGACTGGGTGGGCGCTGGCCCGCGCGCTGGGCGCCATCGAAGGCACCGAGCTGGTCATCGCCGGCAACGAGGCCACCGACGGGGCGGGCGGCGCGGTGCCCGCCATCATCGCCGAGTACCTCGGTCTGCCGCAGCTGACCCACATGCGCAAGGTCACCGTCGAGGACGGCAAGGTCACCGGTGAACGCGAGACCGACGACGGGGTGTTCACGCTCGAGGCGCCCTTGCCCGCGGTGGTCAGCGTGAACGAGAAGATCAACGAGCCGCGCTTCCCGTCGTTCAAGGGCATCATGGCCGCCAAGAAGAAGGAAGTCACGACGCTGACGCTGGCCGATATCGGTGTCGAGCCCGACGAGGTCGGTGTCGCCAACGCCGGTTCCAAAGTGCTGTCGTCGACGCCGAAGCCGCCGAAGACCGCGGGCGAGAAAGTCATCGACGAAGGAGAAGGCGGCAGCAAGGTCGCCGAGTACCTGGTCGCCCAGAAAATCATCTAG
- a CDS encoding electron transfer flavoprotein subunit alpha/FixB family protein: MAEVLVLVEHAEGALKKVTSELITAARALGEPAAVVVGKPGTAEPLVDGLKAAGAAKIYAAESEDAENYLITPQVDVLAALAEENSPAGVLLAASADGKEIAGRLAARIGSGVLTDVIAVQEGGKATHSIFGGAYTVEAEVTGETPVITVRAGAIDAEPADGAGEVVNVEVPAQSETATKIIKREPAVAGDRPELTEATVVVSGGRGVGSAENFGIVEELADALGGAVGASRAAVDSGYYPGQFQVGQTGKTVSPQLYIALGISGAIQHRAGMQTSKTIIAVNKDEEAPIFEISDLGIVGDLFKVTPQLTEKVKARKG; encoded by the coding sequence ATGGCTGAAGTACTCGTGCTCGTCGAGCATGCAGAAGGCGCACTGAAGAAGGTCACCAGCGAACTGATCACCGCCGCCCGCGCGCTGGGTGAGCCCGCCGCCGTCGTGGTGGGTAAGCCGGGCACCGCCGAGCCGCTCGTCGACGGCCTCAAGGCCGCCGGCGCCGCCAAGATCTACGCCGCCGAATCCGAGGACGCGGAGAACTACCTCATCACCCCGCAGGTCGACGTGCTGGCCGCACTGGCCGAGGAGAACAGCCCGGCCGGTGTGCTGCTGGCGGCCTCGGCGGACGGCAAGGAGATCGCCGGCCGGTTGGCGGCCCGCATCGGGTCGGGTGTGTTGACCGACGTCATCGCCGTCCAGGAGGGCGGCAAGGCCACCCACTCGATCTTCGGTGGTGCCTACACCGTCGAGGCGGAGGTCACCGGTGAAACCCCGGTGATCACGGTGCGGGCGGGCGCGATCGACGCCGAGCCCGCCGACGGTGCCGGTGAGGTTGTCAACGTCGAGGTGCCGGCCCAGTCCGAGACCGCGACGAAGATCATCAAACGGGAACCCGCGGTGGCAGGTGACCGTCCGGAGCTCACCGAGGCGACCGTCGTCGTCTCTGGCGGTCGCGGTGTCGGCAGCGCCGAGAACTTCGGCATCGTCGAGGAACTCGCCGATGCGCTCGGCGGTGCCGTCGGCGCGTCGCGCGCGGCGGTCGACTCGGGTTACTACCCGGGTCAGTTCCAGGTCGGCCAGACGGGTAAGACCGTCTCGCCGCAGCTGTACATCGCGCTGGGCATCTCCGGTGCGATCCAGCACCGCGCCGGTATGCAGACGTCGAAGACGATCATCGCGGTGAACAAGGACGAGGAAGCGCCGATCTTCGAGATCTCTGACCTTGGCATCGTCGGTGACCTGTTCAAGGTCACCCCGCAGCTGACCGAGAAGGTCAAGGCACGCAAGGGCTGA
- a CDS encoding GNAT family N-acetyltransferase produces the protein MSTAAVLIAADQPRTADAPRYSLLLTTDPDLITAAQRLRHDVFTSEPGFALTGAADGRDADRFDEFCDHLLVRDDMSGELVGCYRMLPPSGAIAAGGLYTATEFDVRALDPLRPSLVEMGRAVVRHDHRNGGVVLIMWAGILAYLDRCDYDYVTGCVSVPVAGAIGEPAGTQLRGVRDFVRRRHAAPECYTVHPYRPVVIDGSSLDDIAPPARATVPPLMRGYLRLGAQVCGEPAHDPDFGVGDFPALLDKRDADIRYLRRLRSAAAGDVANGVAS, from the coding sequence ATGAGCACTGCCGCTGTACTCATCGCCGCCGATCAACCCCGGACCGCGGACGCTCCGCGGTACTCGCTGCTGCTGACGACCGACCCCGATCTGATCACCGCCGCCCAGCGGCTACGGCATGACGTGTTCACCTCCGAACCCGGCTTCGCACTCACCGGTGCGGCCGACGGCCGGGACGCCGATCGTTTCGACGAGTTCTGCGACCACCTGCTGGTCCGCGACGACATGTCGGGGGAGTTGGTGGGCTGCTACCGGATGCTGCCGCCGTCCGGGGCCATCGCGGCGGGCGGCCTGTACACCGCCACCGAGTTCGACGTGCGGGCGCTGGACCCGCTGCGGCCGTCGCTGGTCGAGATGGGCCGCGCCGTGGTGCGTCACGACCACCGCAACGGCGGTGTGGTGCTGATCATGTGGGCCGGCATCCTGGCCTACCTGGACCGCTGCGACTACGACTACGTCACCGGCTGCGTCTCGGTCCCGGTCGCCGGCGCTATCGGTGAGCCCGCGGGCACCCAGCTGCGCGGAGTCCGAGACTTCGTGCGGCGCCGCCATGCCGCACCGGAGTGCTACACCGTGCACCCGTATCGGCCTGTCGTCATCGACGGCTCGAGTCTCGATGACATCGCTCCGCCGGCGCGGGCCACCGTGCCGCCTCTCATGCGCGGCTACCTGCGGCTGGGTGCGCAGGTCTGCGGGGAGCCTGCCCACGACCCGGACTTCGGCGTCGGCGACTTCCCGGCGTTGCTGGACAAGCGGGACGCCGACATCCGCTATCTGCGCCGGCTGAGATCGGCAGCGGCCGGCGATGTCGCGAACGGGGTGGCGTCATGA